Part of the Mixophyes fleayi isolate aMixFle1 chromosome 12, aMixFle1.hap1, whole genome shotgun sequence genome is shown below.
AAGTGTGGAGTCCAGGGGAGTATGTGTGGAGGGCAAACGTAGGTAAGTTTATCTATTAAACTACATTCTCCTACACTGGTTttattttctcaagtgccataagccttcaaatgtaaaatgtagcTAAAGGTAAATTTACTGTAGGTGCactttatcattatcatcatttgtttatatagcgccaacatattccatagcgctttacaattgggggacaaacacagtaaactaataaacaaactgggtaaaacagacaaagaggtgagaaggccctgctcacaagcttacaatctatgggacaatgggagtttgacacatgaggttaagtctacattttgcatttcggctcagcctgaatgcaaaggtaaaagtgactcataagctaaatgatcccgtcacacaacaatgttggtcagggggtagttgtcttgtgtgaaattgtgtaacggatggtaatagggtaatgtagtaaggtcaagagggtggttgaggaatattataagcttgtctgaaaaggtgggttttcagagaacgcttgaaagtttgtagaccagaggagagttatTGTGCGAGGGggagaattccacagagtgggagcagcccgaaaaaagtcctgtaaccgggaatgggaagacttaatgagggtggatgagagacgcatgtcttgtgtagaatggagttgctgagttgggagatttTTTGCGACATCTAATCCCAGCTTTTCTCTTTATTGTTATGAACACCTCAGCATTGAAAAATGAATCCAGTGTCTCATGACTGTTAATTTATCCTCACATGCTGTGATATCACAGCTCATACTAATCAGTTGGCCTGGTATTGCAGTGTGTGGTCCTAAAATGACTGTGATGCCCAATATTGGTCTTATCATAATCAATAGCATCATTCCCCATCATATTGATAAATATGGTCTATTGATGACTGTTATTGGTGTGTTCTGACCAAACTTACAGACCTCTATGCTCTGGACGGGCAGATAACGCCTACGTCGGTCACCCAAGTGTGATGTGTAGGGTCATAGTACTCTTTTCAGCAAGTGTTGGTCTAAGTACAAATATTCGGTGCAGGTGTGGTGAGATGCACTCTAGTCCCGTCCAATTGGACACCCTACATAGTCTTCATGGTTGTCCTGCTGGTTTAAACTTCTCAGACAACTTTTCTGTGTAAGTATAAAAGCATTCGCAGACTCCTTCCTCTGTATTGTTACTCATGGATTTCATGTTGCCAAAAATGTTACGTCAGAGTTCCGTAACTTAAATTCTGGTGTTTTGGTCTTGCAGCGACTCGGACGTGTACTGGCACAGTAATATCATCGCGCATCGAATCCAACAGAGACAAGTAAAGACCATAAGTGGCCAAGTATACGAGTTGGTAGGAAAGGCAGATACTACCTCCATGAATACAGCAGGTATGTTTGTGAGGCGACTGGGCAGGAGAAGATCTGGGACATTACAGATCTAACGTCACGTTGGTCTTCTCAGGTTATCCCTCATGGCTGGTGGAGAAGTTTACGTCTGGTTTTCCAGAGGATTGGAAGAAGTACGTCCGCTATTTTTGTGAGGCAGCCAACAGGTTAGTTTAGTGAACCACATACGGCGGCATTCTTGATCTAACAGTGACTTCAGGTGCTTCAGGTCAATGAGGGTTATTGATCAAACCACTTCAGCCAaccagacacttgctttcattgtctaacttgcactgaaCACATTAAAGCTAATTGTTGATTGgttattttgtaaatgtttttttttttttgtttttgtttttaaaaagaaaaaactacaTAAGTTtgttttctaattttcttaatgaGCAGTAGATCCCTAAGTTTGATATAAATTCTGATGTCCAGCAGGACGTTCAGCAAATTTCACAAGAAATCAATATTTCTAGGAGCCACTACAGCACTTGCTCAATTGAGGCAAAGTGGAAATCCAGCTTTATAGACGACTTCTCTATCTGTAAAATGTAGGTTTGGAACAGATAACGCAGGATGTTATTCGCCAGTAAAGCCTCCGAAGAACAACAATGTAACAAGAGATAGTAGAAGGGTCACAGACTGCGTTCCCAATAGCCCCGATACTGACAACGACCGTGTACGTGTACAGAGGAAGGTGAAAGGGAGAAAGCCAAAAAGCGTTTCAGACAAGGAACTGGGATCTGTTAGCAGCCTCAGCATTGTCTCCAAAGCTAGAAGCCAGAAGAGTAAATCCTCAGACTATACACCGCTAAGTGGTATGTACTGTcttctgttttgttattttatttcaatgttcatctaaatttaaaatggcgttaagagaaaaaaataaataaatgtcagtgTTGTACAGATTAACGAGCATGTAAGTTTTATTatcactttatttaatttttttgaaatatattttatttagaattttacAGCATTTTTATAGTATAACAACATTATCAAAATATACATTCAACAATAGAGGGCGATACAAacctggtaaagaaaacctaagAGGAGAAAAGACGGGGTGGCGGGTGTTAGTTAGGGCTACTTAGGCGAGGGGATGTCTGGTCCAGCTCCGTGTAATATAGCAAATGGTCGGTTAATTCAAGACATAAAAGTTGTCAACAGTGTGTTAATAGAATCGACTAGACAGCAGTCCCATTGTGGGAAAGCCAAAGGCTCCAAATGGCGCAAAATTTGTCGGGGCTGTCATTGATGATACTCGTGATATATTCACATCGGTATGTTTGCCAAATCCTATTAATTAATAAAGAGCCGGGGGTTCCGGTTGTTTCCAGGCTGCTGCAAATGGGCATTTAGCAGCATTAAGTATACGGCTCGTCAGAGCCATTGTGTATTTGTCAACGTCCGTCACAGGTCTGTTTAGGAGGGAGTAAGATGGGCATGGTGGTAACGTCATGTGATAACATTATGAATCGGTGGATGAACACTTTGCCAGGATCTCATGATCTTGGGGCAAGACCACCTAATATGGTGAAATGAACAGTTGTGTCCACAGAGCCTCCAGCGTAACTTTGAGGAAGCAGGATATACCACATGCAGGCGGGATTATCATTTGTTTTTAAGGagctgcagcgccgtacagggggTTGGGGAGGAGAGAACATCAAATTGCACAATGAACAAACAGCATGCATGGTACACGAGTTACATAGTAGGGCACAACCTATTGCacgataaataaataacaaacagaAACAAGTTGCATAGTACGAGATAAGGGGACAAAAGAGGGAGCAACAAGCAGCGTAAGCAGATCTGTGCCGAGGAGCATGGCCGTATCAAACCGGGCCAGAGATGCTGAATCGGAGATTAAGAGATCAGGTAAAGGGTACTAGACTTAGGTGCCCAAGTGAATAGGATGTTAAAGGCTGGAAAACACAAGGAATATGAGGTCTTGCTGTTGAGAGCCTACATTCAAGAAAtaacattaacaaatatatatctcCTCTGCAGGAGGTTACCCTTTTAGGGAGAAGATACTTTTCTATCTGAGCAGGCAAAGTGTGTCTGACATGTTTGTGGACTTGCTTTACAGAAATAAACTGTGGCTTGATGAATAATGTCAGGACCAGTGATGTAACAGCAATTAAAGTGAAagtaatatttgtatttaaatagaGGGACATGCCAGATTGCAAAATACATTGCAGAAGAATAAATAGTTCATATCCAAAAATTAAATGTGATGTATTTAATGAGGGCCCGTTGCCAAAACACAGGGAAGGCAGACGTTTTGTTTGCTGAAACAATATACATAAACATGCAATCTATTGATGGCTTAGGAACCATTGATTTTACTGAGGGATAAGCACCTTGGTGGTTGCGGAAGTAACCTATTACTATGAAATCATTCTGTAAAGGCTCCGGTATTAAATGGCTCGGCTGAAAATTGATATAAGCAATACATAACAAGAATTTTAATTTTGGGATTCCTAACTAGAGGTACCTCTTACATCTATGACAAAGGGTTTAACCACTTAAAGTCTGGAGGATTTTCCTCTTCATGACCAgtcaattttttgcttttttttgagattCATCGTTTTGGAATTATTTCTTCGTTTAAagtttttagtatatttttaggacaagtaacttttttttttttttttttttttttttataaaggtaatatacttaataaatattttttaatatagggaaaaatatgcaaataatagaaaaaaataacttattattaattgttccatattttgtttttacaccATTAGTCCAAGCCCAGAAACCTTCTACATGTAATCATAGAGTTCTACTCAGTAGGGCAATAGCAGAGGTGTAATATTTACTCAGATCTGGAGTTCAGGAACAAAGCTGTACTTTTCTTTTGTAAAACTGTTTAATATTACTATGCCTGGACTGTAGTCAGAAGCGAAGCGACTGTGGGCACAAATCCTCGGGTGGAAGGGTCAGAACCTGGAGTGGATGAATACATTGTCAGGATGACATTTTTTTGTGGGTTTAGGAACACATTCGTTCTGTAACACATAAATGTAGTTTCTCTGAAAATGTCACATAATCCTCATGCGGAACGACTTTCTTGGTCTGCGCTGGGAAGCGTGTTTGGGGAGACGGTGCCTCTGTCATCTTTAACCttgctttattatatttattttttatatactgtttggTGGGTGACCAATATAAGTATAGAATAACAGCAACAAAGAGGAAAGAAAAAGCAGAAATTGTGTATCTGGGGCACTCAATTATAGGTATAGCACAGCAATGTCCAATCACTGCGAGAATCTGCAGACCTTAGATCATGATTATGGATGATTTCAGCTCCAGTGTTTAATGCTcttttatataaggcaacttgtATTTGGGCATATGATCATAAAATAATTGCCCTGGAAAAGAGGAACCCCTCAGCCGTTGGGTTGGGTCTAGTTAGCCATCTTCTTAACTGTACTTGTTCCCTTCATAAACACATGACAATGCCCGTGTTCTGTATCCATCCTGTTTTACAGACTGCTCTTCTGTGTCTGGCATCAGCCGCAGCGGGCGTCAAATCAAGCCCGTCCTCAAGTACTGGTGCGGGGAGAGGTTATCGGTGGATTGTTTGATGAATGCCAACGTCATCAGAGTAGACATGGACCCTCTGAGCACTGCACTGGTGAGTACTGGATGGAAGTATTCTTATGGCACACTTTATTTCAGAAAGTTACATCATTTGTCTCAAAATCACTCCAACTGTATGTTGTATAGTCCCTTTGTGTCATAGGGATAATGTAACAATGTTCAGTCTGTTGAATTCTACAAATAACAGATCTGTCTTGAAACCTCGGAGCACAGCTACCAGCGAGTGGGTCATTCTGGCCAAGCAAGAGAATGTTGTTATACTGAAAGCGtttcaaataactttatttttttcccacttgTGTTTCCTTTAATATGTGTCTTTTATTCAAGGAAAGGGCTTACAGAGGACCTGGCTCTAAAAGAATCAAAAAATCCAATTCGGAGACGACTCAAAAGAGATTCACACCACAGAAGACGGCTTCCAATGCTAGAGCACAGAATGGTGAGCAGAGATTTGTCAGTCTAATGTAATCTAAACTATTCAAACGCTGCGCACCTCTATATAAAAGCAATTTGATTGGTTGAAACTTTTTCTTTGTTTGTCTTCCCTCTAGCCACAAAGCGCACCTTAAACAAAAAACGGGCTACCCAGAGCTTCCCTGCGAGGGATGGGCCGCACAGCCCCCGAGTGGTGCTCACACCCATGCAGACTAAAAATGAGTTGAGAATGAAGTGTTTGCAAAACGAAGTTTACTGGGACGGATCGATGGAGACTGCAACAGACACCAGTGTGTTTGAAAGTGAACCAGAAGGGAAGACAGAAAGGGAACAGAAAACGTCTGGCAGTAGAGAGACTCCCAGGGCAGTCTCCATCGCTACCTCCAATGGTATTGATGCTTCTGTTGTCTCTATTGAAGGGAAGCAGAAAGCAGTCAATTAGTTAATGTGTAAGCCAAGCTGGAATATAGGGGGTGAAATGGGTTTTTGAATGGATTCTAGAATTTTGCAGAGGATGTAATAATCTACTGGATAGATAGATTTTATTGCCTGTACCCTCACTCCTATCTCCTGCGGCTCTTCTTTTGCTTCCCTTTGGTTTTCTCAcctggaaaatgttttttttactcttgtttttttttttaactggccATAGCCTCTGCTAATTACATATCCAAGCTCGCACTTCTGTACCCTCACCTCGTGTATCACAAAGATAAAACAGTcgcatcttttctttttttcttctgaagGTTTCCTCCGCTGAGGCAGCTTTTGGCAAGAAAGTCTTCAAAGAGAACAGCGGAATGCTTGGTTTCTTTCCTACTTGGCTACTATTCTTGTCTAGTGTAAAacaggaggagcaggaaaaataTAGCATGTTGGAATATAACCTAGCGATTGTGCCTCCCTACAGCCTCGGAGTAAATGATAGCTGCAAGTCCAAAAAATAGAAGAACTCCCATAAAAACATTTTATCTGCAATTACCATTCACAGCTTTAATTTATCTTCTTTTCATTTTTCCTTAGCACCAAAACACATCTTACATGCGACTGTTCCAAAATCCATGACTACTCAGAGCAGTTTTAAGAGTCCTATATTGACTAACACGGAGGAGAGTAAAAGAAGATACCAGCGGAAATCTCCTCGAGTGTTGCCCGTGCTTTTCAAGAATGATCTGAGCATGAAGTGTTTAGAAGACACTTCTATGGACAACAGTGGGCTTGAAAAAGAAACACATGTGGAACGTGGGAAACCAAAAATGGAGAAGAAAATGACTAGAAGCAAAAAGACTTCCGAGGCCACCTCTAATTCCTCCATCTGCTTGTCAGAAGACAGTGCGACTGATATGTCTGTTGTCTTGATGGAGAATAGGGAAAGCGAGAACAAGTCCTCTGATGAGGACTACGCACCTTCTTTGTCAATTAAAAGGAAAGTGAGATCAGTCACTATGAAAGTCCTACCAATAAATAAGACTAAAAATATATGTTCTCAAAAAAATTCTAGAAAAGTGAAAACAAACAGACCAAAACAATGTAGTTATGCACCAAGGAGAAGACTACATCCTCGTTCTGCGAAGTTTCAGAATAATCCATTAGCTTCTCGGAAGTCACAGAAGAAAATTAGTTCAGGAAAGGACTCTAAACAACTGAGCAGAACTCAGAAGACACCAACTCCAAATATGAAAAGGGAAAAATCTCGTTCTGCGAAAGCGCTGAGTGGTAAAGCAGAGATTGATGAAGAGAAAGGTGTTTTAGGAGCGAATTTGGATCAACTGACTAGTAAGAGCCAGAATGCAATATCTCCTAGTCCTGCCCCAGCTAGGAGAAGACAGCCATCTCGTTCTGAACAGCCGTCAAGTGATTTAAAAGAGCCTCATGATTCTAAACCGGAAAATGGTTCAGGGAAAGACCCTAGACAACGAAGAAGCAATCGGAGAAAGAAACCAATACTTTCTCAAAGTGCAGTAGCTAGGAGGATACAACCATTTCGTTCTAAACAACCACTGAGTTATTTAGCAGAATCTACAGATTCTGAGGAAGATGATGTTTCAGGAAAGGATTCTGAGGAAGAAAATGTTTCAGGAAAGGATTCAAGGCGGCTGACTAGAGGTGGTAAGGAACGAGCACCACCTGAGCCAGCCCCAGCTACAAAGAGACAACCTTTTCGTTCTACACGACCACTGAGTTATTTAGCAGAATCTACAGATTCTGAGGAAGAAAATGTTTCAGGAAAGGATTCAAAGCGGCTGACTAGAGGTGGTAAGAAACGAGCACCACCTGAGCCAGCCCCAGCTACAAAGAGACAACCATTTCGTTCTACACGACCACTGAGTGATTTAGCAGAATCTACAGATTCTGAGGAAGAAAATGTTTCAGGAAAGGATTCAAAGCGGCTGACTAGAGGTGGTAAGAAACAAGCACCACCTGAGCCTGCCCCAGCTACAAAGAGACAACCTCTTCATTCTACACGACCACTGAGTGATTTAGCAGAATCTACAGATTCTGAGGAAGAAAATGTTTCAGGAAAGGATTCAAAGCGGCTGACTAGAGGTGGTAAGAAACGAGCACCACCTGAGCCAGCCCCAGCTACAAAGAGACAACCTCTTCATTCTACACGACCACTGAGTGATTTAGCAGAATCTACAGATTCTGAGGAAGAAAATGTTTCAGGGAAGGATTCAAAGCGGCTGACTAGAGGTGGTAAGAAACGAGCACCACCTGAGCCTGCCCCAGCTACAAGGAGACAACCTTTTCATTCTACACAACCACTGAGTGATTTAGTTGAATCTCAGGATTCCGAGGAGGAAAATGTTTTGGGGAAGGAATCGGGGCAGCTGACTAGAACTTGTAAGAAGCTTACACTTTCTGATCCTGCTTTAGGTAGGAAAAAACGACAAGGCCGCTCTGCACAACAACTAAGTGATATTATAGAAAGTCAGGATTCGGAAGAGGAAACCATTACAAGAAAGGCCTCTATTCTACTAGCTAGCAACCAGAAGAAACAAACCTgtcctgatcctgctccaggcAGGAGAAGACAACCAACCTGTTCTGCACAGACACTGTATAATTTGGCCGAGTCTTATGACTCGGAAGAGGAAAGTGAATGCGTAAAAGACTCTCTACAACTGAATAATGATAAGAAGAAACAAACCCCTTTTGATCATGCCCCAGGTCGGAAATTGTCTAATTCTGATCAATATTTTGAAGAGAAATGTGGTCCAAGAAACGATTCTTCAAAATGTATTATCTCACCAAAGAAGTCAATAAAATCTTGTCCTACAAGAAGTTTAGGACGACCTTTGCATTCTACTGAAGAGAAAAATGAGTCGAGGGAGGATTCTACAGGACAGATTAATGTTAAAAGGAAATCAATAGTTTCCAGTCTTGCCCCAGTTAGACTGCAGTCTCGCTCTGCAAAATTCAAAAATGATTTAGAAGATTCTGGAGAGGAGAATGGTTCTAAGAAATATCCTGCAAAACGTATTAGTCCTCAGACCAAAACAAGAACATCTACTCCCAGTGCAAGCAGAGGAAAATCTTCTGGTTCTACAGAACGAGAAACCTCTAAGGAATCTGAGATCATTTGTGGCACAAAAGTGAATGGTACCAGATATCCTAAAGAGAGTGACAATGAAAGCAATGATAACGATGGACCTAGAGGCCAAAAGCAACCGAAGAGGAACAGCAAGCACCTTGATAAAGTGTATGATTCTTGTCTCAAAAAACGTCCCCAGACCTCGAAAGGCAGTTTTGCCTTAAAATCAAATGTTCGTTCcaaatcagagaatctatcacccCTTGATCTGTTTGCAGAAATAAGTCGTGAGGAGGAATGGACGGGAACGGAAGTCAAGCGACTTTACAAGCAAGTATTAAAACTATTTGTACAGATTGTAGTGTTGTCGCCTAGCAGTGCAGTTTTACATCCAAATGGTGTTTTCAAGTGTGGCATCTTTTTGCATTGAGACTTTAAGATGATAAAGAAGGTTTTGATCTAAAATTTGGCTGAAACCTAAAGCATGCCCCACTTGCATAATTTTTGTTGTTAGCAAATTACTTCATTTCTGTGCAAGTCATATTAACATACAGTTGAGACCCACAAATTAGAATCCCATTGTTTTTAAACTGAACATACAACAGGAAACAAGTGACCTGCTTCAAACACATTAAAATTGTGATCTGACTCAACAGACCTTTGACGTGCATGCCCAAGACAAAATCATTATAGACCAGGCCGGGACAAACTCTCACAAGACCTGGAGAGCCAGAGTCCCATCATACCCTATcagctgacaaagcatgctggaacttgtagtttcacaacacctggagaacctcAGGTTGTTTAGACCTGTTGTGGACGTTGCTTATATGTTTAGAATACATTTCTGTATCCTATCCATTTTGGGGACCCTGCTTACTATGGGGTATAGAAGGTGCTGTGCTGAGAGTAAGGCACTTGAAAAAACTAACAACTTGTCTGGACTGctacctcccctctatgccccctgtACGGAGGTCCTACCATTTTCTTTTTAGTGACAATGGAATAGAGCacttttcttaagttttctactttttgtttattttatttcttgtatTTCACTAGCACATGGATAAGAGCGGGGATGGCTTACATGCCGTCCACCTGTTCTACACTGATGGGCTCCCAACAAAAGGGTCACTTGGCCAGCTGCATTACAGCGACCAGGGACCCGGATCTGTTCCAGGGCAGCAACGAACTGTGCCAGGAGCCACAGAATGCAGCCCCAGCGTCCCCTCAGCGTGGCTGGGACGGGGCTGGCTGCGGTCCTTCCCCTGGTTATTGCATGAACACTAAACACTTCAAGAAAGCAGGTAGCCGGTAAGGGGGAAATAGCCTGGTGGGGGCTATGGTAGTAACAACTCCCACCTGGGTCTATTAGCACGGTAAGTCTCTTCTCTGCATTTGTGAAAATTTTTCACTGAGGGTTGACTCTCTGGTATTGTGACTGCTCCTGAACTAATAGAGCCAACTTGGGCTAATGAGTTAGCCCGGTCCATTGCGGAACTTAAAAAGGATGCAGCGGTAGGTGAAACTGTTCCTCCTACTCTTTCCCCAGGGGCTTCATCTGATAATCCCCCTCGGTGCAGGAAACTCCCTGATGCGAAACCTGGAAAGCTTGGTTCAGGGTCTGGTTAAGCTGTCTTCCTCCCTTTAGAAGCTGTTGGAGACTGTCTTCCAACAAGCTGCGCATGCGCCAGGCTCATTCCCAGGTTCATTTGTTAGGAGGTTCTGAATCTGAACACTCCTCTCAAGAAGAAGGTGAGATCCAAGGGGACTCCGAGATGATGACCTGACTACATGGGAGGACGATTCCTCCAGTAAATGGGGGATTGAGTATCTAACTTTGGCTGTCCGACAGACCCTGGATATTCTGGATGTGGAATCATTGGTTTCCCTATTCAAATGGAAAAAAGAAACAACCTGTTTATTTTCCTTCCTTTTCACAGTCGTCTGAAATCTTGGGTGAGGCTTGGCTGAAACCAGATAGCAGCTTTCAGCTTACAAAACTGTTGCTGTTCACCTACCCCTTCTTGGAAGCAGACATAGCAGAATGGGAGTTTACACCGCAAATGGATGCCCCTGTTGCACATCTGGCTAAATCCATTCTCATTTCTATTCAAGTGCTGCTTTCTTAAAAGGCTACACAGACAGGACATGCAATAAGGTTTTAAAATCCATCTCTGTCGCCTTAGGTTCTTTGCTTAGGCACATTGTGGCAGCCGCTTGGGTGATCAAAGCGGTAGTAAAATGGGCTGGGACTCTCAGCGAGGGCATACAGTCTAGACCCAAGTCAACGCCTTTAGTGGAACATATTAAGGAAGTGTCAGAGTACTTGGGCAACGCTATTCTTGATGCAGGTCTGGGTATGTC
Proteins encoded:
- the MIS18BP1 gene encoding mis18-binding protein 1 isoform X1 translates to MIFSSVSHQKKAEPTGQNVGCGFMRANAQKDFVPASPGKKMRLLSICLDDMAPNRLTPIKKLKKLALQQATDTRALKSTPQSTLIRERVASQDFTNLRVIRPNVGRQLRSQVLKTTNPATTCLNNGRFFHDAKCSCGSPADLLKKMKELIAVSKRCKRETDDITDIVNGPEDTTSETESLSAQSSSDDSHTESCRERTQALQENRTTADAHKLRLVNCTLLNPDSVIWDQEKEQDEVVSIKTIDVVTPGDCSPTTSHSANEKTLGEVPPEKTPSKSQPDREQVYTDHFKELCDLMVVSPIMQIPLKQTPKAPPAASKLDDDKLKDKEKVTLSDWFVKSVESRGVCVEGKRSDSDVYWHSNIIAHRIQQRQVKTISGQVYELVGKADTTSMNTAGYPSWLVEKFTSGFPEDWKKYVRYFCEAANRFGTDNAGCYSPVKPPKNNNVTRDSRRVTDCVPNSPDTDNDRVRVQRKVKGRKPKSVSDKELGSVSSLSIVSKARSQKSKSSDYTPLSDCSSVSGISRSGRQIKPVLKYWCGERLSVDCLMNANVIRVDMDPLSTALERAYRGPGSKRIKKSNSETTQKRFTPQKTASNARAQNATKRTLNKKRATQSFPARDGPHSPRVVLTPMQTKNELRMKCLQNEVYWDGSMETATDTSVFESEPEGKTEREQKTSGSRETPRAVSIATSNAPKHILHATVPKSMTTQSSFKSPILTNTEESKRRYQRKSPRVLPVLFKNDLSMKCLEDTSMDNSGLEKETHVERGKPKMEKKMTRSKKTSEATSNSSICLSEDSATDMSVVLMENRESENKSSDEDYAPSLSIKRKVRSVTMKVLPINKTKNICSQKNSRKVKTNRPKQCSYAPRRRLHPRSAKFQNNPLASRKSQKKISSGKDSKQLSRTQKTPTPNMKREKSRSAKALSGKAEIDEEKGVLGANLDQLTSKSQNAISPSPAPARRRQPSRSEQPSSDLKEPHDSKPENGSGKDPRQRRSNRRKKPILSQSAVARRIQPFRSKQPLSYLAESTDSEEDDVSGKDSEEENVSGKDSRRLTRGGKERAPPEPAPATKRQPFRSTRPLSYLAESTDSEEENVSGKDSKRLTRGGKKRAPPEPAPATKRQPFRSTRPLSDLAESTDSEEENVSGKDSKRLTRGGKKQAPPEPAPATKRQPLHSTRPLSDLAESTDSEEENVSGKDSKRLTRGGKKRAPPEPAPATKRQPLHSTRPLSDLAESTDSEEENVSGKDSKRLTRGGKKRAPPEPAPATRRQPFHSTQPLSDLVESQDSEEENVLGKESGQLTRTCKKLTLSDPALGRKKRQGRSAQQLSDIIESQDSEEETITRKASILLASNQKKQTCPDPAPGRRRQPTCSAQTLYNLAESYDSEEESECVKDSLQLNNDKKKQTPFDHAPGRKLSNSDQYFEEKCGPRNDSSKCIISPKKSIKSCPTRSLGRPLHSTEEKNESREDSTGQINVKRKSIVSSLAPVRLQSRSAKFKNDLEDSGEENGSKKYPAKRISPQTKTRTSTPSASRGKSSGSTERETSKESEIICGTKVNGTRYPKESDNESNDNDGPRGQKQPKRNSKHLDKVYDSCLKKRPQTSKGSFALKSNVRSKSENLSPLDLFAEISREEEWTGTEVKRLYKAVSSLPKHKKGFWLDVAMAVGSRSAEQCQEKYLEKQQTKSSKAQSKKKPDTAKKKKQENKSNEKETVKITAKVGTLKRKQQMREFLDQIQKDDHDDLFSATPFQNKKVKLPTLRASHEDDVFQLANPDPTTPSSSVFPLAYTPQCEHITPGMLETINKSNNDKYVYRIQKTSKRDKFMNWGNINKRTGGFPHATPTSRRTPYSKKVVGTKDTSVIGKLFKKDDPVTSDDEEKDYYFSDSSAEGK
- the MIS18BP1 gene encoding mis18-binding protein 1 isoform X2 — its product is MIFSSVSHQKKAEPTGQNVGCGFMRANAQKDFVPASPGKKMRLLSICLDDMAPNRLTPIKKLKKLALQQATDTRALKSTPQSTLIRERVASQDFTNLRVIRPNVGRQLRSQVLKTTNPATTCLNNGRFFHDAKCSCGSPADLLKKMKELIAVSKRCKRETDDITDIVNGPEDTTSETESLSAQSSSDDSHTESCRERTQALQENRTTADAHKLRLVNCTLLNPDSVIWDQEKEQDEVVSIKTIDVVTPGDCSPTTSHSANEKTLGEVPPEKTPSKSQPDREQVYTDHFKELCDLMVVSPIMQIPLKQTPKAPPAASKLDDDKLKDKEKVTLSDWFVKSVESRGVCVEGKRSDSDVYWHSNIIAHRIQQRQVKTISGQVYELVGKADTTSMNTAGYPSWLVEKFTSGFPEDWKKYVRYFCEAANRFGTDNAGCYSPVKPPKNNNVTRDSRRVTDCVPNSPDTDNDRVRVQRKVKGRKPKSVSDKELGSVSSLSIVSKARSQKSKSSDYTPLSDCSSVSGISRSGRQIKPVLKYWCGERLSVDCLMNANVIRVDMDPLSTALERAYRGPGSKRIKKSNSETTQKRFTPQKTASNARAQNATKRTLNKKRATQSFPARDGPHSPRVVLTPMQTKNELRMKCLQNEVYWDGSMETATDTSVFESEPEGKTEREQKTSGSRETPRAVSIATSNAPKHILHATVPKSMTTQSSFKSPILTNTEESKRRYQRKSPRVLPVLFKNDLSMKCLEDTSMDNSGLEKETHVERGKPKMEKKMTRSKKTSEATSNSSICLSEDSATDMSVVLMENRESENKSSDEDYAPSLSIKRKVRSVTMKVLPINKTKNICSQKNSRKVKTNRPKQCSYAPRRRLHPRSAKFQNNPLASRKSQKKISSGKDSKQLSRTQKTPTPNMKREKSRSAKALSGKAEIDEEKGVLGANLDQLTSKSQNAISPSPAPARRRQPSRSEQPSSDLKEPHDSKPENGSGKDPRQRRSNRRKKPILSQSAVARRIQPFRSKQPLSYLAESTDSEEDDVSGKDSEEENVSGKDSRRLTRGGKERAPPEPAPATKRQPFRSTRPLSYLAESTDSEEENVSGKDSKRLTRGGKKRAPPEPAPATKRQPFRSTRPLSDLAESTDSEEENVSGKDSKRLTRGGKKQAPPEPAPATKRQPLHSTRPLSDLAESTDSEEENVSGKDSKRLTRGGKKRAPPEPAPATKRQPLHSTRPLSDLAESTDSEEENVSGKDSKRLTRGGKKRAPPEPAPATRRQPFHSTQPLSDLVESQDSEEENVLGKESGQLTRTCKKLTLSDPALGRKKRQGRSAQQLSDIIESQDSEEETITRKASILLASNQKKQTCPDPAPGRRRQPTCSAQTLYNLAESYDSEEESECVKDSLQLNNDKKKQTPFDHAPGRKLSNSDQYFEEKCGPRNDSSKCIISPKKSIKSCPTRSLGRPLHSTEEKNESREDSTGQINVKRKSIVSSLAPVRLQSRSAKFKNDLEDSGEENGSKKYPAKRISPQTKTRTSTPSASRGKSSGSTERETSKESEIICGTKVNGTRYPKESDNESNDNDGPRGQKQPKRNSKHLDKVYDSCLKKRPQTSKGSFALKSNVRSKSENLSPLDLFAEISREEEWTGTEVKRLYKAVSSLPKHKKGFWLDVAMAVGSRSAEQCQEKYLEKQQTKSSKAQSKKKPDTAKKKK